The Chitinophaga flava genome has a segment encoding these proteins:
- a CDS encoding ATP-binding response regulator, giving the protein MHNVIKTHIAGLYLDFINIGTQSAPVEDKPAIRIINILGLLTGVMVLGIGLYFYSLVPSLALLCGVITEGTAFLFLIYLNHKGLSSITKYAVLGIHCAGAIYFGALLGAVLPTTLMEALLFVFLIGGSSLIFRKNRDKWLMVLIGAVILMEVNDYYHVIRPLPLNPVNYHRFRWWSNGGALFLIIAVIWLLIDAIKGHDNARRKFLADTCHELRTPVNAVFQSVQQAQRHLNNIENKEDAVVLEQYIKSTRPAVLNAIQILNSVIEMSRIENGKYPVNKTDFLVVPWVSSIMDMLAPLAENQHQRIKLTYRQIAPVIYTDRLMVSQILINLLANAIKYGEKNADITLSLSSSPEGWFCMEVHNNGHIPEALQAGLFERYLTTNDNNNDGSGIGLDIVRNIITRLNGQISLKSNPVFGTSFQVVLKDVKSEMMNNATLIDDEQQPATHSFSGKRILIIDDDLSTFNSVKVLTRDCSLIQAQDGEEGLMKARTFHPDLILMDHKMSKITGLEALRSIRKDEVLKEIPVVLVSGEVFFKDEFFKAGADGFLSKPLEHQQLASVLLNMLHKPSVMQ; this is encoded by the coding sequence ATGCATAACGTGATCAAAACCCATATAGCTGGTTTGTATCTTGATTTTATTAATATTGGCACCCAATCGGCTCCTGTAGAGGATAAACCGGCTATCCGGATTATTAATATTCTGGGACTTTTAACGGGTGTGATGGTACTGGGCATAGGCCTGTATTTTTATTCGCTGGTTCCGTCTCTGGCTTTGTTATGTGGCGTAATCACGGAAGGGACTGCTTTTTTGTTTTTAATCTATTTAAATCATAAGGGGCTAAGCAGCATCACGAAATATGCTGTGCTGGGAATACACTGTGCAGGCGCCATTTATTTCGGGGCATTGCTGGGGGCGGTATTGCCTACTACGCTGATGGAAGCTCTCCTCTTTGTGTTTTTGATCGGAGGTTCCTCCCTGATATTCCGTAAAAACAGGGATAAATGGCTGATGGTCCTGATAGGCGCCGTAATACTGATGGAGGTAAACGATTATTATCATGTGATCCGGCCATTGCCGCTCAATCCCGTCAACTACCACCGGTTTAGATGGTGGAGCAATGGTGGTGCTTTGTTTTTGATCATTGCAGTGATATGGTTGCTCATAGATGCCATTAAAGGACATGATAATGCCCGGCGCAAGTTTCTGGCAGATACTTGCCATGAGCTGAGAACCCCTGTCAATGCAGTGTTCCAGTCAGTGCAGCAGGCACAGCGGCATCTGAACAACATCGAAAATAAAGAGGATGCAGTAGTCCTTGAACAGTATATCAAAAGCACCCGGCCAGCCGTGCTTAATGCCATACAAATCCTGAACAGTGTAATAGAGATGTCCAGGATCGAAAATGGAAAATATCCGGTGAATAAGACCGATTTTCTGGTGGTGCCCTGGGTCAGTTCCATCATGGACATGCTGGCCCCGCTCGCAGAAAATCAGCATCAGCGGATTAAACTGACCTATCGGCAAATAGCACCGGTCATTTATACAGACCGGCTAATGGTCTCCCAGATACTCATCAATCTGCTGGCCAATGCTATCAAATACGGGGAAAAGAACGCTGATATTACGCTTTCCCTATCCAGCAGTCCTGAAGGATGGTTTTGTATGGAAGTACATAACAATGGTCATATCCCCGAAGCATTGCAGGCTGGCTTGTTTGAACGTTACCTGACCACCAACGACAATAACAACGATGGCAGCGGCATTGGCCTTGATATCGTACGGAACATCATCACCCGGCTGAATGGTCAGATCTCACTAAAAAGCAATCCGGTCTTCGGTACTTCTTTTCAGGTTGTTCTAAAGGACGTGAAAAGTGAAATGATGAATAATGCTACACTGATTGATGATGAACAACAGCCAGCCACCCATTCTTTCTCAGGCAAGAGGATTCTGATTATCGACGATGACCTGTCTACCTTTAACAGTGTAAAAGTGCTGACCCGTGATTGTTCACTGATACAGGCACAGGATGGGGAAGAAGGTTTAATGAAAGCCCGGACCTTTCATCCGGATCTTATTCTGATGGATCATAAAATGAGTAAGATCACCGGGCTTGAAGCACTTAGGTCTATTAGAAAAGATGAGGTGCTGAAAGAGATTCCTGTAGTGCTGGTAAGTGGGGAAGTGTTCTTCAAAGATGAGTTTTTCAAGGCCGGGGCCGACGGTTTTCTCAGCAAGCCACTGGAACATCAACAGCTGGCATCTGTACTTTTGAATATGTTGCATAAGCCTTCGGTGATGCAATAA
- a CDS encoding NAD(P)H-binding protein, giving the protein MRYTITGSLGNISKLLVTKLVEEGHHVTLISSDPQKATTIKDIGAVPAIGDIQQVNFLTDAFSDADAVYTMVPIQFDHSDWRAQIRQTGQIYAQAIRQAGIKRVVNLSSIGAHSPDGCGPVSGLYDVEQTLNQLENIQLTHLRPANFYINFFAEVAQIRHQGLIGRNYPANTPVVMVDIPAIADAAATALTTATEHLRSIQYIVSDIRTAGESAAVLGQAIGRPELPWVEYPDNEYYDILVANGLPANIAANYIELGTAIRTGKLFEDFYQQSGIPKTGSKLEAFAQVFAAVYHAANV; this is encoded by the coding sequence ATGCGATACACAATAACAGGCTCACTTGGCAATATTAGTAAATTATTGGTTACAAAATTAGTAGAAGAAGGACACCATGTAACCCTTATCAGCAGCGATCCTCAGAAGGCAACGACCATTAAGGACATTGGTGCTGTTCCTGCCATTGGTGATATACAGCAGGTTAATTTTCTGACAGATGCTTTCAGCGATGCAGATGCAGTATATACCATGGTACCCATCCAATTTGATCATAGTGATTGGAGAGCACAGATCCGTCAGACCGGGCAGATATATGCACAGGCTATCCGTCAGGCGGGCATTAAACGGGTGGTCAACCTTAGCAGCATCGGTGCTCATTCACCAGACGGATGCGGGCCTGTCAGCGGACTGTATGATGTAGAACAGACATTAAACCAGCTGGAAAACATACAGCTAACCCATTTGCGTCCTGCGAATTTTTACATCAACTTTTTTGCAGAGGTCGCGCAGATCCGGCATCAAGGCCTTATTGGCAGAAATTATCCAGCCAACACGCCTGTGGTTATGGTAGATATACCTGCTATTGCAGATGCAGCAGCGACGGCACTCACCACTGCAACGGAGCATCTGAGAAGTATTCAATATATCGTCAGCGATATACGCACAGCCGGCGAATCAGCGGCTGTACTCGGACAGGCTATCGGCCGGCCGGAACTGCCCTGGGTAGAATATCCGGACAATGAATACTATGACATACTGGTAGCCAACGGACTGCCTGCAAATATCGCAGCCAACTATATAGAGCTGGGTACTGCTATCAGAACCGGAAAACTATTCGAAGACTTTTATCAGCAATCCGGTATTCCAAAAACCGGCAGCAAGCTGGAAGCCTTCGCACAGGTGTTTGCAGCGGTTTATCATGCAGCGAATGTGTAA
- a CDS encoding winged helix-turn-helix transcriptional regulator, protein MTAIKENSTYQQNKAEGMLNCPVCYIMDKIGGQWKPSIIYHLLPGPKRYGQLKKDISSITEKMLTQSLKQLENDGLVKKHPGTGPFSSVFYELTEEGHSLLPVVQAMALWAISNSKRMPYDPYGILKDVL, encoded by the coding sequence ATGACCGCCATCAAGGAAAACTCCACTTATCAGCAAAACAAAGCTGAAGGAATGCTCAATTGCCCCGTTTGTTACATCATGGACAAAATAGGAGGGCAATGGAAACCCAGTATTATTTATCATTTGTTACCTGGTCCAAAACGTTATGGCCAGCTGAAAAAGGATATCTCTTCCATTACCGAGAAGATGCTGACCCAGAGCCTGAAGCAGCTGGAGAACGATGGTCTGGTGAAAAAACATCCGGGTACCGGCCCTTTTTCTTCTGTTTTTTATGAGCTGACAGAAGAAGGGCATTCCCTTTTGCCCGTCGTACAGGCGATGGCGTTATGGGCTATCAGCAACAGCAAGCGGATGCCATATGATCCTTATGGTATTCTGAAAGATGTTTTATAA
- a CDS encoding GNAT family N-acetyltransferase, with amino-acid sequence MRIHYQNSKIVIREFLPAELSIFCKLFKDDSVTRYLPFRTPEQYIEAFHDALEDYKKGPFGRWGIFDAVNNDFIGMCLARFFADMPSQVEIGYTLSQAYWGKGIATESSKALVDYCFTNTDTHEVVAVTDLDNIGSQKVLEKAGLRRVDNLKRGDIELAYFMIRRSDL; translated from the coding sequence ATGCGTATCCACTATCAAAATAGTAAGATTGTTATCCGTGAGTTTCTGCCAGCAGAGTTGTCTATCTTCTGCAAGTTGTTTAAAGATGACAGCGTAACCCGTTATCTGCCTTTCCGGACACCGGAACAGTATATAGAAGCTTTCCATGATGCGCTGGAAGATTATAAAAAAGGACCATTTGGCCGCTGGGGAATATTTGATGCGGTAAACAACGATTTTATCGGAATGTGTCTGGCAAGGTTTTTTGCAGATATGCCTTCACAGGTGGAGATAGGTTATACGCTTAGTCAGGCGTATTGGGGAAAAGGCATTGCTACCGAAAGCAGCAAAGCACTGGTGGATTACTGTTTTACCAATACAGACACCCATGAAGTAGTGGCCGTCACAGACCTGGACAATATCGGCTCTCAGAAAGTGCTGGAAAAGGCCGGGCTCAGGCGGGTGGATAATTTGAAGAGAGGAGATATAGAGCTGGCGTACTTTATGATCCGACGTTCTGACCTATAA
- a CDS encoding VOC family protein produces the protein MQAITTYFNFMGNTEEAMNFYKSVFGGEFTSFARFGDTPGSENMPAHERNKIMNISLTTKSGAILMATDFLESMEQRLQLGNNIHLVINADSEEEVDSLFKVLSAGGKIEMPVNKTFWGAYFGMCEDKFGIKWMLNYAYPQNK, from the coding sequence ATGCAAGCAATTACAACCTACTTCAATTTCATGGGCAATACTGAAGAAGCCATGAACTTTTACAAATCAGTATTTGGCGGAGAGTTTACTTCGTTTGCCCGTTTCGGTGATACACCCGGTAGTGAAAATATGCCGGCACATGAACGAAACAAAATCATGAATATCAGTTTGACTACTAAAAGCGGCGCCATACTGATGGCTACAGATTTTCTGGAGTCTATGGAGCAGCGTTTACAGCTGGGCAACAACATACATCTGGTGATCAATGCAGATTCGGAAGAAGAGGTGGACAGTCTGTTTAAAGTACTTTCAGCAGGTGGCAAGATAGAAATGCCTGTCAACAAAACCTTCTGGGGCGCTTATTTCGGCATGTGTGAAGACAAATTCGGCATTAAATGGATGCTCAATTACGCTTATCCTCAAAACAAATAA
- a CDS encoding helix-turn-helix transcriptional regulator, translated as MKSGHLSPLYEQRQVIHEEPGYQLSMHTIGFHQIDLRWASYVNMQEKTLAFQPQRPSIVSHFRLEEPLGHIPVSTRSFGAQQFVVYREDAQAYDLKVSATGNKTRSFFELALPEDFFDQLYTEDSRFMTTFRDTNFVQAPAFDFVASITPAMRTIIHDMQHAPYTGHLKGIYLEAKATELFLLQVQQLDHQPAGIKLSATDIESLHAVKTYLDMHYKEPCTLRSLARIACINQTKLKAGFKTLFNCTVFGYLNDLRMEEARRLLQEEKWYVNEVAERMGYQHPHHFTAAFKRKFGVLPGRLRR; from the coding sequence ATGAAATCAGGGCATCTATCTCCATTGTATGAACAACGGCAAGTTATCCATGAGGAGCCGGGCTACCAGCTCAGCATGCACACTATTGGCTTTCATCAGATCGATCTCCGGTGGGCCAGCTATGTGAACATGCAGGAGAAGACACTGGCCTTTCAACCACAGCGCCCATCCATCGTCTCTCATTTTCGTTTGGAAGAGCCACTGGGCCATATCCCTGTCAGCACCCGCAGCTTCGGTGCGCAGCAGTTTGTTGTATACCGCGAAGACGCCCAGGCTTACGACCTGAAGGTATCTGCCACCGGCAATAAGACCCGGTCGTTCTTTGAGCTGGCATTACCGGAAGATTTTTTTGACCAGCTGTATACGGAAGACAGCCGTTTTATGACAACTTTCCGCGACACCAATTTCGTACAGGCGCCAGCGTTTGATTTTGTGGCCTCCATAACCCCTGCGATGCGTACTATCATCCATGATATGCAACATGCGCCGTACACCGGCCATCTCAAGGGTATTTATCTGGAAGCGAAGGCCACGGAGCTGTTTCTGCTCCAGGTGCAGCAGCTGGACCACCAACCGGCCGGTATAAAACTCAGTGCTACCGACATCGAAAGCCTGCATGCCGTCAAAACCTATCTGGACATGCACTATAAAGAACCTTGTACACTGCGCTCCCTGGCGCGCATAGCCTGTATCAATCAAACCAAACTCAAGGCTGGTTTTAAGACATTGTTTAACTGTACAGTTTTCGGTTATCTCAATGATCTGAGGATGGAGGAAGCCAGAAGGCTGTTGCAGGAAGAGAAATGGTATGTCAATGAAGTGGCGGAACGGATGGGCTATCAGCACCCACATCATTTCACGGCCGCTTTTAAAAGAAAATTCGGTGTACTGCCGGGCAGGCTACGGCGCTGA
- a CDS encoding GlxA family transcriptional regulator: MIRIYILTLRRAVIASIADCQYVFSMVNSFLAESGKAPLFEIKLAGITPEVSYNNGAFCIKPDVQLDAINDADLIIVPALTGDMTTAIMVNREYSLWVAEQYKEGAEVACLGSGVFLLAFSGVMKGKQCTTHWNYANELRYFYPSVEVVDERMITDQHGLYSSGGGSAHWNLLLHLVEKHAGREIAIYTAKYFTIDLDKNIQSPFIVFHGLKDHQDEVIKSSQQHIEKNYKQRLNVEELAAQFNMSRRTFERRFKKATRSTVAEYIQRVKIEGAKKQLEIGRKSIHEVMVNIGYTDTQTFRDVFRRITGMTPVEYKNKYARKMLE, encoded by the coding sequence ATGATCCGTATATACATTCTCACCCTCCGCAGAGCGGTTATAGCATCCATCGCCGATTGTCAATATGTTTTCTCGATGGTGAATTCCTTTCTTGCAGAGAGCGGCAAAGCTCCCTTGTTCGAGATCAAACTGGCCGGCATTACACCGGAAGTCAGTTACAACAACGGGGCCTTCTGTATCAAACCGGATGTACAGCTGGATGCGATAAATGATGCAGACCTCATTATTGTGCCGGCACTCACTGGAGATATGACCACAGCCATTATGGTGAACAGGGAATATTCCCTGTGGGTAGCTGAACAATATAAAGAAGGCGCAGAAGTGGCCTGCCTCGGCTCCGGCGTATTTCTGCTTGCTTTTTCCGGCGTGATGAAAGGAAAACAGTGTACCACCCACTGGAACTATGCCAATGAACTCAGGTATTTTTACCCTTCCGTAGAAGTGGTAGATGAACGCATGATCACCGACCAGCACGGACTGTATTCCAGCGGTGGCGGCAGCGCACACTGGAACCTGCTGCTGCATCTGGTAGAAAAACATGCAGGTCGCGAAATTGCTATCTATACAGCCAAATACTTCACCATAGACCTCGACAAAAACATCCAATCGCCTTTTATCGTCTTCCATGGCCTGAAAGACCACCAGGATGAAGTCATCAAATCTTCACAACAGCATATCGAAAAAAACTACAAACAGCGGCTCAATGTAGAAGAACTGGCCGCTCAGTTTAATATGAGCCGACGCACTTTTGAACGTCGCTTTAAAAAGGCCACCCGCAGCACAGTAGCAGAATACATTCAACGTGTAAAAATCGAGGGCGCCAAAAAACAACTGGAGATCGGCAGAAAGTCCATCCACGAAGTAATGGTGAATATCGGCTACACTGATACCCAAACTTTCCGCGATGTGTTTCGCCGCATCACCGGTATGACACCAGTAGAATACAAAAACAAGTATGCCCGGAAGATGCTGGAATAA
- a CDS encoding OmpA family protein yields the protein MRMFTTLGKSLMMASSVLALTGTAYAQEKDSTQKVTRVTPFNGVKDYRTWSIGVWGGGSAAISPFGGPYYFNNFDFKNVGFVYGAYVKKQIFHNFGLQADFMRGQVKGATKAAQTLTDIHGNAVAGGIKSFKTDIDWSASLSGVFSLGSINWINKQSFVIPYVSAGAGVMGFKPVVTAADGAETAVMTSGGKARHTEMFIPVGVGAKFVVAPGVNIDLGYNVNFVDSKVFDGVNSGNKDKFSTARLGLEFALGKKRKPQLAVVNPAAQLAMDLQDKNAALKNSLAESDSRNQSAINQLKGEIADMKKDTDGDGVPDYLDKCPNTPAGTKVDGAGCPLPTPQVQVVKEKIIVTEADKKVVKDAIDNLEFDLGKATIRPTSFSSLDKVAALLVEKNFSLKLAGHTDNTGSAATNLRLSKGRAEAIKAYLVSKGANASRIEATGYGAAQPIASNKTAEGRQQNRRVEFTLY from the coding sequence ATGAGGATGTTTACAACTCTTGGGAAGTCTCTCATGATGGCTTCTTCTGTATTAGCATTGACCGGAACTGCATATGCGCAGGAAAAGGATAGTACCCAAAAGGTTACCCGTGTTACTCCCTTTAATGGTGTGAAAGATTACCGTACATGGTCTATTGGCGTATGGGGCGGTGGTTCCGCTGCTATCAGTCCGTTTGGAGGCCCTTACTATTTTAATAATTTCGACTTTAAGAATGTTGGTTTTGTGTATGGTGCTTATGTGAAAAAACAAATATTTCACAACTTCGGCCTGCAGGCAGACTTCATGCGTGGTCAGGTAAAAGGAGCTACCAAAGCAGCACAGACATTAACTGATATACATGGTAATGCGGTTGCAGGTGGTATCAAATCCTTTAAAACAGATATCGACTGGTCCGCGTCTTTGAGTGGTGTGTTTAGCCTGGGATCTATCAACTGGATCAACAAACAGAGTTTTGTAATACCATACGTTTCCGCAGGTGCTGGTGTAATGGGCTTCAAACCTGTGGTGACAGCAGCCGATGGTGCTGAGACTGCAGTAATGACTTCCGGTGGTAAAGCCAGACATACTGAAATGTTTATTCCGGTAGGTGTAGGTGCAAAATTCGTAGTAGCTCCCGGTGTAAACATCGATCTGGGTTACAACGTGAATTTTGTGGACAGCAAAGTGTTTGACGGCGTTAACAGCGGCAATAAAGACAAATTCTCTACTGCACGTCTGGGTCTTGAATTTGCCCTTGGCAAGAAAAGAAAACCACAACTGGCTGTCGTAAATCCTGCTGCTCAACTGGCAATGGATTTACAGGATAAAAATGCTGCCCTGAAAAACTCTCTGGCAGAAAGCGATTCCCGCAACCAGTCTGCTATCAATCAGCTGAAAGGTGAAATCGCTGATATGAAAAAGGATACTGATGGTGATGGCGTTCCTGATTATCTGGATAAATGCCCTAATACACCTGCTGGTACTAAAGTAGATGGTGCTGGTTGTCCTTTACCCACTCCTCAGGTACAGGTGGTGAAAGAAAAAATCATCGTTACTGAAGCAGATAAAAAAGTGGTAAAAGATGCGATCGATAACCTGGAATTTGACCTGGGTAAAGCTACTATCAGACCTACTTCTTTCTCCAGCCTGGATAAAGTAGCAGCGCTGCTGGTAGAGAAAAACTTCAGCCTGAAACTGGCCGGTCATACCGACAATACCGGTTCTGCAGCTACTAACCTGCGTCTGTCTAAAGGCCGCGCTGAAGCTATCAAAGCTTATCTGGTGTCTAAAGGCGCTAATGCTTCCAGAATCGAAGCTACCGGATATGGCGCTGCACAGCCTATCGCTTCCAATAAAACAGCCGAAGGCCGTCAGCAAAACAGAAGAGTAGAATTTACTTTGTACTAA
- a CDS encoding DUF6892 domain-containing protein: protein MQITIADNSLLMNGESMQFPLNIQTLQQVLGKARYTKTKYNHIYTWDELGVLAYSQNGQAVEGLTLDLLPAGYPFSPDAAFTAEFSVEQTAYQEYYQQNIGHVRKTVKNDDSGSLVVGDMNLWFDIEDNAITTVVITKYVAPAPKVYSDKYKYRKIKGEKIEFTDFNFKLAVVQQLMYEQKLLKPEFNLYEFVENHQEREIDIEAEGYAFIPEVLAYFQSLEVDKKYAEKITEIHQDGGDEIYGQLLRFWDGEDDTFNIRDFEDVKHFPHLRTMTLFYDADLPAIKEQLSQKNIVVEEI, encoded by the coding sequence ATGCAAATAACAATAGCTGATAACAGCCTCCTGATGAATGGAGAGAGCATGCAGTTCCCACTAAACATACAAACATTGCAGCAGGTGTTGGGCAAAGCCAGATACACCAAAACAAAATACAATCATATCTACACATGGGACGAGCTGGGGGTACTGGCTTATTCCCAGAACGGACAGGCAGTGGAAGGGCTTACATTGGATCTGTTGCCCGCGGGTTATCCCTTTTCTCCTGATGCAGCTTTTACGGCGGAGTTCAGCGTAGAACAAACCGCTTATCAGGAGTATTATCAGCAAAATATCGGGCACGTAAGAAAAACGGTAAAAAACGATGACAGCGGAAGCCTGGTGGTCGGGGATATGAACCTGTGGTTTGATATAGAAGATAATGCTATCACCACAGTGGTGATCACTAAATATGTTGCTCCCGCACCAAAGGTCTATTCTGATAAATACAAGTACCGGAAAATTAAAGGAGAGAAAATTGAATTCACAGATTTTAACTTCAAACTGGCAGTGGTACAACAACTGATGTATGAACAAAAACTGCTGAAGCCGGAATTTAATTTATACGAGTTTGTAGAGAACCACCAGGAACGGGAAATAGATATTGAAGCAGAAGGATATGCATTTATACCCGAAGTGCTGGCCTATTTCCAGTCCCTGGAAGTAGATAAAAAATATGCAGAGAAGATTACCGAAATTCACCAGGATGGCGGAGATGAAATTTATGGTCAGCTGCTAAGGTTCTGGGATGGAGAGGACGATACGTTTAATATCAGGGATTTTGAAGATGTTAAACATTTCCCCCATCTCCGGACCATGACGCTTTTTTATGATGCGGACCTCCCTGCCATCAAGGAACAACTGTCTCAGAAAAATATTGTTGTAGAAGAAATCTGA
- the lpdA gene encoding dihydrolipoyl dehydrogenase — MNTTNYDIVVIGSGPGGYVSAIRSAQLGYKVALVEKYDTLGGTCTNVGCVPAKALLDSSEHYHKADAQFKAHGIKLSAMELDFNQFIHRKNEVVKQNALGLVYLMKKNKIDVHYGLGSFIDATHLKVSSDKEEQVLTSKYFVIATGSKPSSLPGIIIDKKRIISSTESLSLPSQPASMVIIGGGVIGVELASVYARIGTKVTILEYADSLIPSMDRDLGKALQKSLTGLSIDIHLSSKVQTAVNTGEAAVVGYLDKDGKQQELVADYCLVAVGRRAYTDGLNLQAARVEAEKNGKIKVNNTLQTTTPNIYAIGDVISGPMLAHKAEEEGTLVAEVIHGLKPHMNYNLIPGVVYTWPEVAGVGATEEELKAKGIVYRVGKFPYMASARARASMDTEGFVKVLVAEAYNEVLGVHVIGPRAADVIGQAVVGMAHETTADEMAHLSYAHPTYSEALKDAFLMASGKGAINI, encoded by the coding sequence ATGAATACAACCAATTACGACATTGTTGTGATAGGCTCCGGTCCGGGCGGTTATGTATCTGCTATCCGGTCGGCACAACTGGGATATAAGGTAGCCCTGGTAGAAAAATATGATACACTGGGAGGTACCTGTACCAACGTGGGTTGCGTACCGGCCAAGGCTTTGCTGGACAGTTCAGAGCATTATCATAAAGCAGATGCACAGTTTAAAGCGCATGGAATTAAATTGTCTGCAATGGAGCTCGACTTCAACCAGTTTATTCACCGGAAGAACGAGGTGGTAAAACAAAATGCGTTGGGTCTGGTATATCTGATGAAGAAAAATAAAATCGATGTACACTACGGACTGGGTAGTTTTATAGATGCCACACACCTCAAAGTGTCTTCAGACAAGGAGGAGCAGGTGCTTACCAGTAAGTATTTTGTCATTGCTACTGGTTCCAAACCATCTTCCCTGCCTGGTATCATTATCGACAAAAAAAGAATCATCTCTTCTACGGAAAGTTTATCGTTGCCTTCCCAACCGGCTTCCATGGTCATTATTGGCGGTGGTGTGATAGGGGTGGAACTGGCTTCTGTATATGCCCGCATTGGTACAAAGGTGACCATTCTGGAATATGCAGATTCATTGATTCCTTCTATGGACAGGGATCTGGGCAAAGCATTGCAGAAATCACTGACCGGACTGTCTATTGATATACACCTGAGCAGCAAGGTGCAAACGGCCGTTAATACCGGAGAGGCAGCTGTAGTGGGCTATCTGGATAAAGACGGCAAACAACAGGAGCTGGTAGCTGACTATTGCCTGGTAGCAGTTGGCAGACGGGCCTATACAGACGGATTAAATCTGCAGGCCGCAAGAGTGGAGGCAGAGAAAAATGGAAAGATCAAAGTAAATAATACGCTGCAAACCACTACACCCAACATATATGCCATCGGTGATGTGATCAGCGGTCCTATGCTGGCGCATAAAGCGGAAGAAGAAGGTACGCTGGTGGCGGAAGTGATTCATGGATTAAAGCCGCATATGAATTATAATCTTATCCCCGGTGTTGTTTATACCTGGCCGGAAGTGGCCGGTGTAGGCGCTACCGAAGAAGAGCTGAAAGCCAAAGGTATTGTTTATCGGGTTGGTAAATTTCCTTATATGGCCAGTGCCCGTGCAAGGGCTTCCATGGACACGGAAGGTTTTGTGAAAGTGCTGGTGGCAGAAGCGTACAACGAAGTGCTGGGCGTACATGTTATCGGACCCAGAGCGGCTGATGTGATCGGCCAGGCGGTAGTGGGAATGGCACATGAAACCACCGCTGATGAAATGGCACACCTCAGCTATGCGCATCCTACCTACTCTGAAGCGTTGAAAGATGCGTTCCTGATGGCTTCCGGAAAAGGAGCGATCAATATCTGA
- a CDS encoding NmrA family NAD(P)-binding protein, whose product MESKQYITVFGATGRVGGAVLRLLSQAQMPAVAVTRNLDKTTEMPGVQWMAAEMAARDTLYRTMENSSTVFLASATDEQMVEAQCNVIEVAREQGVQHIVKLSSAMADPDASLFIARAHGQIEEQLRSSGLAGTLLRPNGFMQNWLLGVAHTVKTQRKIFEPTGDGKRTYIDMLDIAEAASKILMKPSQHKGQAYLLSGGEAINYYELAALLSTVLQEDVVYVPVSEEAARLQMEQRGLPSWAIETFLAYAAEQRQHQAGWISPDLPVLLGRPPRTAASFISAHKYAFQ is encoded by the coding sequence ATGGAAAGTAAACAGTACATCACGGTGTTTGGAGCCACCGGCAGGGTGGGCGGAGCTGTACTCCGGCTGCTTTCACAGGCGCAGATGCCTGCCGTTGCAGTCACACGTAACCTTGACAAAACAACCGAAATGCCAGGCGTCCAATGGATGGCCGCTGAAATGGCCGCCAGGGATACATTATACCGGACCATGGAAAACAGCAGCACGGTTTTTCTGGCTTCGGCCACAGACGAGCAGATGGTTGAGGCCCAGTGTAATGTGATAGAAGTGGCCAGGGAACAGGGAGTGCAGCATATCGTAAAATTATCATCAGCCATGGCCGATCCGGATGCATCCCTTTTTATCGCCAGGGCCCATGGCCAGATTGAAGAACAGCTTCGGTCTTCCGGACTGGCAGGTACGCTGCTGAGGCCCAATGGCTTTATGCAGAACTGGCTGCTGGGAGTAGCCCATACCGTCAAAACACAACGAAAGATATTCGAACCCACTGGCGATGGTAAAAGGACTTATATCGATATGCTCGATATTGCCGAAGCGGCCAGTAAGATACTGATGAAACCTTCACAACACAAGGGGCAAGCCTATTTACTCAGTGGGGGCGAAGCCATTAATTACTACGAGCTGGCTGCCTTGCTCAGTACGGTTTTACAGGAAGACGTCGTTTATGTGCCGGTCAGTGAAGAGGCGGCAAGGCTACAAATGGAACAGCGTGGTCTGCCATCCTGGGCTATAGAAACTTTCCTCGCCTATGCAGCCGAACAGCGGCAGCACCAGGCAGGCTGGATAAGCCCTGATCTGCCCGTTTTGCTGGGTAGGCCGCCCCGAACAGCTGCCTCGTTTATATCCGCACATAAATATGCCTTCCAATAA